A genomic segment from Paenibacillus sp. FSL K6-1096 encodes:
- a CDS encoding ABC transporter permease subunit, with amino-acid sequence MPRPAENKQQSGRMRLFFRKLYQQRALAVMSVPFLIWLIIFKYLPLWGWSIAFQDYKPAKKFMEQTWIGFEHFKFLFGDDRFLRVLRNTLAMSSINLFFGFVTAITLALLLNEVRNIAFKRVVQTVSYLPHFISWVVAASIIQTTLSPDGTINQLLVGLGFIDRGNEILFLGIPEYFWTIFGASSVWKDIGWNTIVYLAAMTTIDPTQYEAAEIDGANRFKKMIYVTLPGIKSVVIVLLIMNIGYLLESGFEPQYLLGNGMNVDYSENIDIFVLKYGIAQSNFSLSIAAGMFKTVVSFILLFLANNAAKRMGEARLY; translated from the coding sequence ATGCCCCGCCCGGCGGAGAACAAGCAGCAATCCGGCCGGATGAGGCTGTTCTTCAGGAAGCTGTACCAGCAGCGCGCGCTCGCTGTGATGTCTGTCCCTTTTCTGATCTGGCTGATTATCTTCAAATATTTGCCGCTATGGGGCTGGAGCATCGCCTTCCAGGATTACAAGCCGGCCAAGAAATTCATGGAGCAGACCTGGATTGGCTTCGAGCATTTCAAATTCCTGTTCGGGGATGACCGGTTCCTGCGGGTACTGCGCAATACACTGGCGATGAGCTCGATTAATCTGTTTTTTGGTTTCGTCACTGCGATTACCCTGGCCCTGCTGCTGAACGAGGTGCGCAATATCGCCTTCAAGCGGGTCGTACAGACCGTCAGCTATCTGCCGCACTTCATCTCCTGGGTGGTTGCGGCCAGCATTATTCAGACCACATTGTCACCGGATGGTACGATCAACCAGCTGCTGGTGGGACTTGGCTTCATTGACCGCGGCAATGAGATTCTTTTTCTGGGCATCCCGGAGTACTTCTGGACGATCTTCGGCGCCAGCTCGGTCTGGAAGGATATCGGCTGGAATACGATTGTGTATCTGGCGGCCATGACAACGATTGACCCTACGCAGTATGAAGCTGCCGAAATCGACGGGGCGAACCGCTTCAAGAAAATGATCTACGTCACGCTCCCGGGCATCAAATCAGTTGTGATTGTCCTGCTGATTATGAATATCGGCTATCTGCTGGAATCGGGATTCGAGCCGCAGTATCTGCTGGGCAACGGCATGAATGTGGACTATTCCGAGAACATTGACATATTCGTCCTGAAATACGGTATTGCCCAGAGCAACTTCTCTCTATCCATCGCAGCGGGCATGTTCAAGACGGTGGTCAGCTTCATTCTGCTGTTCCTGGCGAACAATGCTGCGAAGCGCATGGGCGAAGCGAGACTGTACTAG
- a CDS encoding carbohydrate ABC transporter permease, whose product MPRISSSIGDRLFVICNYTFMVILMIVTLYPFINVLAVSLNSAQDSIKGGIYLLPREWTLANYNYIFKEATIFHATFISVLRTVIGTVVTVFCSAMLAYTLSRQDYVLRKFITIAFIMTMYFNGGLIPNYLLIRDLGMVGSFWVYILPGIIGVFNLIIIRSFIENLPESIIESAKIDGAGDFRTFFSLILPLTVPVLATVALFSGVFQWNSWFDVFLYNSSDEKLSTLQYELQKILQNSNTTTGTSSLDGMIQGATGGQQNAVTPMSVRATMTIVASVPIIMVYPFLQKYFVKGMMVGGVKG is encoded by the coding sequence ATGCCCAGGATCAGCTCTTCCATCGGCGACCGCTTGTTTGTCATCTGCAATTACACCTTCATGGTTATACTCATGATTGTGACGCTCTATCCGTTCATTAATGTGCTGGCCGTTTCGCTTAACAGCGCGCAGGATTCGATCAAGGGCGGCATCTATTTGCTCCCGAGAGAATGGACGCTGGCGAATTACAATTACATTTTCAAGGAAGCTACGATCTTTCATGCCACGTTCATCTCTGTGCTGCGGACCGTGATCGGCACGGTAGTGACTGTCTTCTGCTCGGCGATGCTCGCGTATACACTCAGCAGGCAGGATTATGTGCTGCGCAAGTTCATCACGATTGCCTTCATTATGACGATGTACTTCAACGGCGGCCTGATTCCGAACTATCTGCTGATCCGCGATCTGGGCATGGTGGGCAGCTTCTGGGTCTACATTCTCCCGGGAATCATCGGTGTGTTCAACCTGATCATTATCCGTTCCTTCATTGAAAATCTGCCGGAGAGCATTATCGAATCGGCGAAGATTGACGGGGCGGGCGACTTCAGAACCTTTTTCAGCCTCATTCTGCCGCTGACGGTGCCCGTGCTGGCTACGGTGGCGCTGTTCTCGGGAGTGTTCCAGTGGAATTCTTGGTTCGATGTGTTCCTCTACAATTCCTCGGATGAGAAGCTAAGCACTCTGCAATATGAGCTGCAGAAGATTCTGCAGAACTCTAACACTACCACCGGCACCTCGTCGCTGGACGGGATGATCCAGGGGGCAACCGGAGGGCAGCAGAACGCGGTCACGCCGATGTCTGTCCGGGCCACGATGACGATTGTCGCCTCGGTGCCGATTATTATGGTCTATCCGTTCCTGCAGAAGTATTTCGTGAAGGGTATGATGGTCGGCGGGGTAAAAGGTTAG
- a CDS encoding right-handed parallel beta-helix repeat-containing protein gives MEYHVAMQGSDQAPGTADKPFRSISRAAALAEPGDTVTVHAGTYREWVSPANGGTEEQRIVYQAAGDGEVVITGAEPVADWQDEGDGVWSTAVPNSLFAVRNPFKEKLYGDWLFEGAFEPHLGDVYLDGKSLYECDSVTKLHDPQVWPQAKYAEDSLLQWYAEVSSNATKIWANFGGKDPRRENVEISVRPYCFWPEQTGRGYITVKGFTLRQAAPQWAPPTALQEGLIGPHWSKGWIIEDNHICESKCTGVSLGKEISTGHNEWSKGRMKGGTQREQEVIFRALRKDWHKDNIGCHIVRNNVIHDCEQAGVVGHLGGAFSQIVQNRIYNIHHKRIFHGAEVGGIKLHASLDTQISGNVIYSSYRALWLDWQAQGTRISRNVFYDNLSEDFFMEVCHGPYMVDHNLFLSPMNFRNMAQGGAFVHNLFAGRFVVRPELTRYTPYHMPHETAVAGYSNIAGGDDRYYNNIFLRDEDTDNEVVPMTFFEHLPLAPREQLNDNGERVMDGIPDNSRCYLHPVGLGGYNEHPNALDKQWWEFTKEEIKALIDSGKPFHPEQMPLPVAVQGNLYLKEAVPGTHEPNAKIYADQGIEIEVDPASGKVQVHIVNPELLRAAAPTVVTTDLLGRSYHAEMRYEEPDGSPYRFDRDFFGKQRPDSNVTPGPFELTEDSPVKIVL, from the coding sequence ATGGAATATCATGTTGCAATGCAAGGGAGCGATCAGGCTCCCGGTACGGCGGATAAGCCCTTCCGCTCCATCTCCCGCGCCGCGGCGCTGGCGGAGCCGGGAGATACGGTAACCGTTCATGCGGGTACATACAGGGAATGGGTTAGCCCGGCTAACGGGGGGACAGAGGAGCAGAGGATTGTATATCAGGCTGCCGGGGACGGGGAAGTGGTCATCACAGGCGCTGAGCCTGTAGCAGACTGGCAGGATGAAGGCGACGGGGTCTGGAGTACAGCGGTGCCGAACAGCCTGTTTGCGGTGCGTAATCCTTTTAAGGAGAAATTGTATGGCGACTGGCTGTTTGAAGGGGCGTTCGAGCCGCATCTGGGCGACGTCTATCTGGACGGCAAATCGCTGTATGAATGTGATAGCGTTACCAAGCTGCATGATCCCCAGGTATGGCCGCAGGCCAAATACGCGGAGGATTCTCTCCTGCAGTGGTATGCGGAGGTCAGCTCCAATGCTACTAAAATCTGGGCGAACTTCGGGGGCAAGGACCCCCGGCGGGAGAATGTGGAGATCAGCGTGCGCCCTTATTGCTTCTGGCCGGAGCAGACCGGACGGGGTTATATAACCGTCAAGGGCTTCACGCTCCGCCAGGCGGCTCCGCAGTGGGCACCGCCAACGGCATTGCAGGAAGGGCTGATCGGCCCCCATTGGAGCAAAGGCTGGATCATTGAAGACAACCACATCTGCGAGTCCAAATGCACAGGGGTGAGCCTGGGCAAAGAAATCTCAACCGGGCACAACGAATGGTCAAAGGGCCGGATGAAGGGCGGGACGCAGCGGGAGCAGGAGGTTATTTTCCGCGCACTCCGTAAGGATTGGCATAAGGACAACATCGGCTGCCATATCGTCCGCAATAATGTGATCCATGACTGTGAGCAGGCCGGAGTCGTCGGCCATTTGGGCGGGGCCTTCAGCCAGATTGTCCAGAACCGGATTTATAACATCCATCATAAACGGATTTTTCATGGGGCAGAGGTTGGCGGAATCAAGCTTCATGCGTCGCTGGATACCCAGATTAGCGGGAATGTGATTTATAGCTCCTACCGGGCGTTGTGGCTGGACTGGCAGGCGCAGGGCACCCGGATTAGCCGGAATGTGTTCTACGACAATCTGTCCGAGGACTTCTTCATGGAGGTCTGCCACGGTCCTTATATGGTCGATCACAACCTGTTCCTGTCGCCGATGAACTTCCGCAATATGGCCCAGGGCGGCGCGTTCGTCCATAATCTGTTTGCCGGCCGGTTCGTGGTGCGTCCCGAGCTTACCCGCTATACACCGTACCATATGCCGCATGAGACGGCGGTCGCCGGGTACAGCAATATCGCGGGCGGGGATGACCGGTATTATAACAATATCTTCCTGCGTGATGAGGACACGGACAATGAGGTCGTGCCGATGACGTTCTTCGAGCATCTGCCGCTTGCCCCGCGGGAGCAGCTTAACGATAACGGTGAACGGGTGATGGACGGGATTCCTGACAACTCCCGCTGTTATCTCCATCCGGTAGGATTGGGCGGCTACAATGAGCACCCGAATGCGCTGGATAAGCAGTGGTGGGAATTCACCAAGGAAGAGATCAAGGCGCTGATTGATTCCGGGAAGCCGTTCCATCCCGAGCAGATGCCTCTTCCTGTAGCTGTACAGGGCAATCTGTATCTGAAAGAGGCGGTGCCGGGTACACATGAGCCGAATGCGAAGATCTATGCCGACCAAGGCATTGAGATTGAGGTGGATCCGGCCTCCGGCAAGGTGCAGGTGCATATTGTGAACCCTGAGCTGCTGCGGGCCGCAGCGCCTACGGTAGTGACTACGGATCTGCTGGGCCGAAGCTATCACGCCGAGATGCGCTATGAGGAGCCGGATGGCTCGCCGTACCGGTTCGACCGCGACTTCTTCGGTAAGCAGCGCCCGGACTCAAATGTGACACCAGGACCATTTGAGCTGACGGAGGATAGTCCGGTGAAGATTGTGTTGTAG
- a CDS encoding GNAT family N-acetyltransferase has protein sequence MKAVHEKYTDTPENFNTVHAFLRKMVTLTGKLQTWEFVRFEFWKRHEASKSADPDFMENNAHLWRNEAGEITGLFISESGGSFFSIMVHPGYPHLADEMVAWTRKVWGEGKKKLNTDCYPYGVEVQALLDQGFVQDSHIGNTRRYDLVHTEYTLNLEEGFYIRCMAEGADDEAKSELIEQVFSPADPIPVKTEYWRKHLPSYDAELDFSVVDDKGSPIAFCFGFVDQDNGIAVIETIGTHPDYRQRGFGKSVISACFNRLKEQGVTTAYITGFSPEANALYQSLHPVEIIPIHSYVYERQI, from the coding sequence ATGAAGGCAGTTCATGAGAAGTATACAGACACCCCGGAGAATTTCAACACCGTTCATGCCTTTTTAAGAAAAATGGTAACTTTGACGGGGAAGCTTCAGACTTGGGAATTTGTCAGATTCGAGTTCTGGAAACGGCACGAAGCGTCCAAGAGTGCAGACCCTGATTTCATGGAAAATAATGCACACCTATGGAGGAATGAAGCCGGTGAGATTACAGGCCTGTTCATTTCCGAATCCGGGGGCAGCTTCTTCAGCATAATGGTCCACCCGGGTTACCCGCATCTGGCGGACGAGATGGTCGCATGGACCCGGAAGGTATGGGGCGAGGGGAAAAAGAAACTCAACACGGATTGCTATCCCTATGGTGTGGAGGTTCAGGCTCTATTAGACCAGGGATTCGTTCAGGATTCCCATATCGGGAATACAAGAAGATACGATCTTGTGCATACTGAGTACACTTTGAACCTGGAAGAAGGCTTCTACATCAGGTGCATGGCGGAAGGGGCAGACGATGAAGCCAAAAGCGAATTAATAGAACAGGTTTTCTCTCCGGCTGATCCTATCCCGGTAAAAACTGAGTACTGGAGAAAACATTTGCCCTCCTATGATGCGGAGCTGGATTTTTCGGTAGTGGATGATAAAGGGAGTCCTATTGCCTTCTGTTTCGGATTCGTGGATCAGGATAACGGGATCGCGGTTATTGAGACGATTGGGACTCACCCGGATTACCGGCAACGCGGCTTCGGCAAATCTGTCATTTCAGCATGCTTCAACCGCCTGAAGGAGCAAGGTGTGACAACGGCATATATTACGGGGTTCTCTCCCGAGGCTAATGCACTCTATCAATCTCTGCACCCGGTGGAGATCATTCCAATTCATTCGTATGTGTATGAACGTCAAATCTAG
- a CDS encoding alpha/beta hydrolase-fold protein: protein MDTNQQKYTTQAAGYDQKREGIEHGKIRMIEYPSATVGNTRKARVYTPPGYSSTEKYSVLYLLHGIGGDEDEWYTHGTPQIILDNLYADHKLKPMIVVLPNGRAMLNDRAEGDIFAPDKLEAFATFESDLLNDLIPYIEANYSVLTDREHRALAGLSMGGGQSLNMGLNNLDHFAWVGAFSPAPNTKEPELLVPDPQKVADALNLLWLSCGDRDNLKYVSDRTHAYFLEHNVPHIWVEEQGDHDWPVWKNGLYQFAQLIF, encoded by the coding sequence ATGGACACGAATCAGCAGAAGTATACAACACAAGCAGCGGGGTATGATCAGAAGAGAGAAGGGATTGAGCACGGGAAGATCCGCATGATTGAATACCCCTCTGCCACAGTAGGCAACACCCGGAAGGCCAGAGTCTATACGCCGCCTGGATACTCTAGCACAGAGAAATATAGTGTCTTGTATCTGCTGCACGGCATTGGCGGAGATGAAGACGAATGGTACACTCACGGCACGCCACAGATTATTCTGGACAACCTTTATGCTGATCACAAGCTGAAGCCCATGATTGTTGTATTGCCGAACGGGCGGGCGATGTTAAATGACCGGGCGGAGGGCGACATCTTCGCTCCTGATAAGCTGGAAGCCTTTGCAACCTTTGAGTCTGATCTGCTGAACGATCTCATCCCTTATATTGAAGCGAACTATTCTGTCCTGACGGACCGGGAGCACCGTGCGCTGGCCGGGTTGTCCATGGGCGGAGGGCAATCGCTCAACATGGGTCTGAACAACCTGGACCATTTTGCCTGGGTGGGGGCGTTCTCTCCGGCCCCGAACACGAAGGAGCCTGAGCTGCTGGTCCCTGATCCGCAAAAGGTAGCGGACGCGCTTAACCTGCTCTGGTTATCCTGCGGAGACCGGGACAACCTCAAATATGTCAGCGACCGCACCCATGCTTACTTCTTGGAACACAACGTGCCGCATATCTGGGTGGAAGAGCAGGGCGACCACGACTGGCCGGTCTGGAAGAACGGGCTGTATCAGTTCGCTCAGCTTATTTTTTAA